The following coding sequences are from one Streptomyces sp. NBC_01485 window:
- a CDS encoding amidohydrolase family protein — translation MPDTSDDMHAPAARPWSRAIDVHHHILPEFYLDELARLGVATILPGVDRPTWSAHGSLAMMDRHGIRAAVVSVWPGVPATLEPKPAARFARRVNDHLAELVAAHPGRFGAFATLPFPHMDLVLDEFEYAVDALGLDGVGLVSNYGGLYVGDRSMDPLFAAAAHRRTPLFVHPTVPPSTGQPDFGLPASLYEFPFESVRVAARLLYNQTLERYPELPVILPHGGGGVPFYAGRLACGGLISAPLADRLPEDPVGSLQRLYVDIAMAGDPHALAALRSFAPADRILVGSDFPLMPEHYILDTGQQVVDQGGFSAEERGRLEHANAEALFPRLRPRRDESGNGSRNGNGNGNGKDV, via the coding sequence ATGCCGGACACCTCGGACGACATGCACGCGCCCGCCGCAAGGCCGTGGTCGCGCGCCATCGACGTACACCACCACATCCTCCCGGAGTTCTATCTCGACGAACTGGCCCGGCTCGGCGTCGCGACCATCCTTCCCGGCGTCGACCGGCCGACCTGGAGCGCGCACGGCAGCCTCGCAATGATGGACCGGCACGGCATCCGGGCCGCCGTGGTGAGCGTCTGGCCGGGGGTGCCGGCGACCCTGGAGCCGAAGCCGGCCGCGCGGTTCGCGCGCCGGGTGAACGACCACCTCGCCGAGCTGGTCGCCGCGCACCCCGGCCGGTTCGGCGCGTTCGCCACGCTTCCGTTTCCCCATATGGACCTGGTCCTCGATGAGTTCGAGTACGCCGTCGACGCGCTCGGGCTGGACGGCGTGGGCCTGGTCAGCAACTACGGCGGCCTGTACGTGGGCGACCGCTCGATGGACCCGCTCTTCGCGGCGGCGGCCCACCGGCGCACCCCGCTGTTCGTGCACCCGACGGTTCCGCCGTCGACCGGTCAGCCGGACTTCGGCCTGCCGGCCTCGCTGTACGAGTTCCCCTTCGAATCGGTACGCGTGGCGGCCCGACTCCTCTACAACCAGACACTGGAGAGGTACCCGGAGCTGCCGGTGATCCTGCCGCACGGCGGGGGCGGCGTCCCCTTCTACGCCGGCCGGCTCGCCTGCGGCGGGCTCATCAGCGCGCCCCTCGCGGACCGGCTGCCCGAGGACCCCGTCGGCTCACTCCAGCGGCTCTACGTCGACATAGCCATGGCCGGTGACCCGCACGCCCTCGCGGCCCTGCGGTCCTTCGCCCCGGCGGACCGGATCCTGGTCGGCTCGGACTTCCCGCTCATGCCCGAGCACTACATCCTCGACACCGGCCAACAGGTCGTCGACCAGGGCGGGTTCAGCGCCGAGGAGCGAGGCCGGCTGGAGCACGCCAACGCCGAGGCCCTCTTCCCGCGCCTCCGCCCGCGCCGCGACGAAAGCGGCAACGGGAGCAGAAACGGAAACGGAAACGGAAACGGAAAGGACGTGTGA
- a CDS encoding NAD(P)H-dependent oxidoreductase: protein MVKVAIVFHSRSGNIFQLATAAAAAAEKAGAEPQLLKVPELPDPMVLDKEAYAELDAATRDIPVATLDDLVAADAIMIGTPVHFGLPAPQILNFVDRSGPVAIPGKLANKVATVFASGSAAHAGQQTAILALHNVLCHWGCLIVPNGSSVEILASEHNGSPYGTCSVSRHAPNNVHEDNRKAIEYQTLRLVEVATAYQAGLQQQESAIEFLDFEFLMKKFPRLSVD from the coding sequence ATGGTCAAGGTAGCCATTGTCTTCCATTCCCGCAGCGGCAACATCTTCCAGTTGGCGACGGCGGCGGCCGCCGCGGCGGAAAAGGCCGGCGCCGAGCCGCAGTTGCTCAAGGTCCCCGAGCTGCCGGACCCGATGGTCCTGGACAAGGAGGCCTACGCCGAACTGGACGCCGCCACCCGGGACATACCGGTGGCCACACTGGACGACCTGGTGGCGGCGGACGCGATCATGATCGGCACGCCGGTCCACTTCGGTCTGCCTGCCCCGCAGATCCTCAACTTCGTCGACCGGTCCGGCCCGGTCGCCATTCCGGGGAAGCTGGCGAACAAGGTCGCGACCGTGTTCGCCTCCGGGTCCGCCGCGCACGCCGGCCAGCAGACGGCGATCCTCGCCCTGCACAACGTGCTGTGCCACTGGGGCTGCCTCATCGTGCCCAACGGTTCGAGCGTCGAGATCCTGGCGTCCGAGCACAACGGATCGCCGTACGGCACGTGCAGCGTCTCGCGGCACGCGCCGAACAACGTGCACGAGGACAACCGCAAGGCGATCGAGTACCAGACCCTGCGCCTGGTCGAGGTGGCCACCGCCTACCAGGCGGGGCTTCAACAGCAGGAGTCCGCCATCGAGTTCCTCGACTTCGAGTTCCTGATGAAGAAGTTCCCCCGCCTGTCCGTGGACTGA
- a CDS encoding arylamine N-acetyltransferase family protein: MLDEVTTAAYLKRISADRPERPDLAALRHLHERHVLSVPFESLDYHLGREIHYKDERIVEKIVHQRRGGACGELNSAFFFLLQSLGFTVRLRHGRVWIGGRLRDPYNHMLLTAEFEGRRWLVDVGFGKGSRYPIALDTPEAQDDPHGVFSVRTVDERAADVLCDGKPQYRVYDDPTSLSDFDQVIHWYRTSPDSMLLQNMFCSLPTEDGWVVLKNDVLSVTRGKETETEKLADDDAVLAAYEKWFGITLDERPTPSPYLRSSVRMAFEEK, translated from the coding sequence ATGCTGGACGAAGTGACGACGGCCGCCTACCTGAAACGCATCTCGGCCGACCGGCCCGAGCGGCCCGACCTCGCCGCGCTGCGCCACCTCCACGAGCGGCATGTGCTGTCGGTGCCCTTCGAGAGCCTCGACTACCACCTCGGCAGGGAGATCCACTACAAGGACGAACGGATCGTCGAGAAGATCGTGCACCAGCGGCGCGGCGGCGCCTGCGGCGAGCTCAACAGCGCCTTCTTCTTCCTGCTCCAGTCCCTGGGCTTCACCGTGCGGTTGCGGCACGGGCGGGTCTGGATCGGCGGCCGGCTGCGCGATCCGTACAACCACATGCTGCTCACCGCGGAGTTCGAGGGGCGGCGCTGGCTCGTCGACGTCGGGTTCGGCAAGGGCAGCCGGTATCCGATCGCCCTGGACACACCGGAGGCGCAGGACGATCCGCACGGCGTGTTCAGCGTCCGGACGGTCGACGAGCGCGCCGCCGACGTCCTGTGCGACGGAAAACCGCAGTACCGCGTCTACGACGATCCGACGTCCCTGTCGGACTTCGACCAGGTCATCCACTGGTACCGGACGAGCCCCGACTCGATGCTCCTGCAGAACATGTTCTGCTCCCTGCCGACCGAGGACGGCTGGGTCGTGCTCAAGAACGACGTGCTCAGCGTCACCCGCGGAAAGGAGACGGAGACCGAGAAACTCGCCGACGACGACGCGGTGCTGGCGGCGTACGAGAAGTGGTTCGGCATCACGCTGGACGAGCGGCCCACGCCGAGCCCGTATCTGAGGTCCTCCGTACGCATGGCGTTCGAGGAGAAATAG
- a CDS encoding YybH family protein: protein MSNSTGTSTGTSAGTTAGTSTGTQITLPTEPGGISAAFEQAFNSGSLDAIKQLFDPDALRVLTPGQYLSGEEMWKSAEQTLPDRLPVKLSVRHIYTVGDTALLICDYVHEGTGPDGTHQRVDGTAADILRRGADGVWRCLISNPPGTTRA, encoded by the coding sequence ATGTCGAATTCCACAGGAACGTCCACGGGCACATCCGCAGGTACAACCGCAGGTACTTCCACCGGCACGCAGATCACCCTTCCCACCGAACCCGGCGGGATTTCGGCGGCGTTCGAGCAGGCTTTCAACTCGGGCAGTCTCGACGCCATCAAGCAGCTTTTCGATCCGGACGCCCTGCGCGTGCTCACGCCGGGCCAGTACCTGTCGGGTGAGGAGATGTGGAAGTCGGCCGAGCAGACCCTGCCGGACCGCCTGCCGGTCAAACTGTCGGTGCGGCATATCTACACGGTCGGCGACACGGCCCTGCTGATCTGCGACTACGTCCACGAGGGCACCGGCCCGGACGGAACGCACCAGCGCGTCGACGGCACCGCCGCGGACATCCTCCGCCGCGGCGCCGACGGCGTCTGGCGGTGCCTGATCAGCAACCCGCCCGGCACCACCCGCGCCTGA
- a CDS encoding arylamine N-acetyltransferase family protein: MLDKETVAAYLDRIGADHPHRLDADALRHLHERHVLSVPFDNLDYVRGGDIRMDERAVDKIVHERRGGLCGEINIAFHLLLTSLGFDVTLHQGRVHLPDGGITAPYHHVVMTVAVDGVRWIADIGFGKSSRRPLLLDHDGQQPDPHGEFTTRRLDRRSVEVVRGEAPLYVLYEEPVEPDEFRQTMWWYRTSPDSPFLQTLVCSLPLEDGWVIMRDDLLTVVSEERRRTEQLPDDNAVLAAYEKWFGMKLAERPVPTPYTNDSLRFSFDSH, from the coding sequence GTGCTGGACAAGGAGACGGTCGCCGCCTATCTGGACCGCATCGGTGCCGACCACCCGCACCGCCTGGACGCCGACGCACTGCGCCACCTGCACGAACGGCATGTGCTGTCGGTACCCTTCGACAACCTCGACTACGTTCGCGGCGGCGATATCCGGATGGACGAACGGGCCGTCGACAAGATCGTCCACGAGCGGCGCGGGGGCCTGTGCGGGGAGATCAACATCGCGTTCCATCTCCTGCTGACGTCCCTGGGGTTCGACGTGACGCTGCACCAGGGCCGCGTCCACCTCCCGGACGGCGGGATCACCGCCCCGTACCACCACGTGGTGATGACGGTGGCCGTCGACGGCGTCCGGTGGATCGCCGACATCGGGTTCGGCAAGAGCAGCCGCCGCCCGCTCCTGCTGGACCACGACGGTCAACAGCCGGACCCGCACGGCGAGTTCACCACGCGGCGGCTGGACCGGCGGTCCGTCGAGGTGGTCCGGGGCGAGGCGCCGCTGTACGTCCTCTACGAGGAGCCGGTCGAGCCCGACGAGTTCCGCCAGACGATGTGGTGGTACCGGACGAGCCCGGACTCCCCGTTCCTCCAGACCCTCGTCTGCTCACTCCCCCTGGAGGACGGCTGGGTCATCATGCGGGACGACCTGCTGACGGTCGTCTCCGAAGAGCGCCGCCGGACCGAGCAACTCCCGGACGACAACGCGGTGTTGGCGGCGTACGAGAAGTGGTTCGGGATGAAGCTGGCGGAACGCCCCGTGCCGACGCCGTACACGAACGACTCGCTCCGTTTCTCGTTCGACAGCCACTGA